One Mycoplasmopsis caviae DNA segment encodes these proteins:
- the rnc gene encoding ribonuclease III: MQDKKQNIEDFLKSWNINFNNLSYYRQAVTHGSYFGLKKNKTKKTESERVGNYQDLEFLGDAILQYFSTDFVFRKFPNLSAGKMTLIRSKLVRTKTLNDLSIKIGLKKFLLTAPGQMSEDAKQSIKVGADIFEAFIAAIYLDTNLRVVKEFLDKTVFDINIEAFDIEHLKDAKTTFQEQIQSFSKLAVVYVVNEKGLNEFEAQAIHDNKIYGFGIGKSKVEAEENAALDALHKMKK; encoded by the coding sequence ATGCAAGATAAAAAGCAAAATATTGAGGATTTTTTAAAGTCATGAAATATTAATTTCAATAATTTAAGTTATTATCGTCAGGCTGTGACTCATGGATCTTATTTTGGCCTAAAAAAGAATAAAACAAAAAAAACAGAAAGTGAAAGAGTAGGCAACTATCAAGATTTAGAATTTCTCGGTGATGCTATTTTACAGTACTTTTCGACAGATTTTGTCTTTCGAAAATTTCCAAATTTAAGTGCTGGTAAAATGACACTTATTCGTTCAAAATTAGTTCGTACAAAAACTCTTAATGACCTAAGTATAAAAATTGGGCTTAAAAAATTCTTACTAACTGCGCCTGGTCAAATGAGCGAAGATGCAAAACAATCAATTAAAGTTGGCGCCGATATTTTTGAGGCTTTTATTGCCGCAATATATCTTGATACAAACTTAAGAGTTGTCAAAGAATTCTTAGATAAGACTGTCTTCGACATAAACATTGAAGCCTTTGACATTGAACATCTTAAAGATGCAAAAACAACTTTTCAAGAACAAATTCAATCATTTAGCAAGTTAGCAGTTGTTTATGTAGTTAATGAAAAAGGTTTGAATGAATTTGAAGCTCAAGCAATTCATGACAACAAAATCTATGGTTTTGGCATTGGAAAAAGCAAGGTTGAGGCTGAAGAAAATGCAGCTCTTGATGCATTACACAAAATGAAAAAATAA